A part of Bacillus rossius redtenbacheri isolate Brsri chromosome 1, Brsri_v3, whole genome shotgun sequence genomic DNA contains:
- the LOC134537785 gene encoding uncharacterized protein LOC134537785, which translates to MRASIMLASKKDGTSRFCVDFRPLNAVTVSTPPPQISVEAAVASLGRARVFSTLDLKSGYWQVPIRCGDRKKTAFTVPDGRRIQFRAMPFGLKCAPATFQSMMTRVLEGYIGRFTLAYLDDVIVYSESWEDHCRHLALVMERLATNHLTANPAKCHLGTTEVEFLGHVVNAEGNWPQIGHLRQIAMAEVPRTRKQLQRFVGLINWLRSYIPNFSQTIVPLTDLLSPQIHYRWGEPAQAAFNAIQEAFTQCHTLARIDPDRPLVLQTDTSALGTGAVLYQVDGAGDRQVVNYASAKFGHAERRYHKNQLPDLLSRDPDGGQEVLDDDEWDDILPPACASSTGTAGHVCAHITVNGEGAEAPPNTEADVERHVLTTQHRSPDADRRRERASDDGHPTWRIQDGRVMNRPPGVTGAWRTYVPPEARETVLVFYHNHDLAGHPGTDQTSRAVGQYYHWPRMSRDVRNYVRECETCQRRKAHRGDGVQQQQPWLPTTPFQTIALDVMGPYPCSPRGKRFLVVATDMFTRWTEAYPCGNVRATTIIEVMTREFMARFGYPESILTDYGSQFLGARWKDWCQEAHMEHHTTPAYHPQSNPTERRNQELKVQLRLRLGDDHTQWDLHVADALFCVRRRVNAASGRTPAEMVQGRNLPLPGELAVHGVPHQAECRGDSDQRCSDDHEAVRTRQAHYTQVITPRTTRPPASFQPVTKCMHEFTPCRRPRVTIAPYSRHSPGDPPPDEPEHNDIAGSPATEPDVLSPEVTPGAAASN; encoded by the exons ATGCGTGCATCCATCATGCTGGCATCCAAGAAGGATGGCACGAGCCGCTTTTGCGTGGACTTCCGGCCGCTGAACGCTGTGACGGTCAGCACCCCTCCCCCTCAAATTAGCGTCGAGGCTGCCGTAGCCAGCCTAGGTAGGGCACGCGTGTTCAGCACCCTGGACCTGAAgtccggctactggcaggtgcccataaGATGCGGGGACCGGAAGAAGACGGCCTTCACGGTACCGGACGGGCGGAGGATTCAATTCCGGGCTATGCCCTTTGGATTGAAGTGTGCCCCCGCCACCTTCCAGTCAATGATGACCAGAGTCCTGGAGGGATACATTGGGAGATTCACCCTGGCATACTTAGACGATGTCATCGTCTATTCGGAGAgttgggaggaccactgccggcACCTGGCGCTGGTAATGGAAAGGTTGGCCACCAATCACCTAACTGCCAACCCTGCCAAGTGTCACCTCGGGACGACCGAGGTCGAATTCTTGGGCCACGTGGTGAATGCCGAGGGCAACTGGCCCCAGATCGGCCACTTACGACAGATTGCCATGGCGGAAGTTCCTCGCACCCGGAAGCAACTTCAACGCTTCGTCGGGCTCATCAATTGGCTGCGGAGTTATATCCCTAACTTCTCACAGACCATCGTGCCCCTAACCGATCTGCTGTCACCGCAAATCCACTACCGCTGGGGCGAACCCGCCCAAGCAGCCTTCAACGCTATTCAGGAAGCCTTCACACagtgccacacactggcccgcatcgacccGGACCGACCGCTCGTCTTGCAGACGGACACGAGCGCTCTGGGTACCGGAGCAGTGTTATACCAGGTGGACGGCGCGGGCGACCGGCAGGTGGTCAattacgccagcgcgaagttcgggcACGCCgagaggcggtaccaca agaaccagctccccgacctaCTCTCCCGTGATCCAGACGGCGGCCAGGAGGTGTTGGACGACGACGAATGGGATGACATCCTTCCTCCCGCCTGCGCCAGCTCGACTGGCACCGCCGGACACGTGTGCGCTCACATCACGGTCAACGGAGAAGGGGCCGAAGCACCCCCGAATACCGAGGCCGACGTGGAGCGCCATGTGCTCACTACGCAGCACCGGTCCCCAGACGCGGACAGACGACGAGAGCGTGCCAGCGATGACGGTCACCCAACCTGGCGGATCCAGGACGGCAGAGTCATGAACCGACCACCCGGAGTAACTGGGGCCTGGAGGACGTATGTCCCCCCAGAGGCCCGTGAGACAGTGCTCGTGTTCTACCACAATCATGACCTCGCAGGACACCCGGGTACCGATCAAACCAGCCGAGCAGTAGGACAGTACTACCACTGGCCCAGGATGAGCCGGGACGTCCGCAACTATGTCAGGGAGTGCGAGACCTGCCAGCGACGCAAGGCCCACAGGGGGGACGGCGTGCAACAACAGCAGCCCTGGCTGCCGACGACCCCGTTCCAGACAATCGCCTTAGatgtgatggggccctacccatGTTCACCGCGGGGTAAACGGTTCCTCGTGGTAGCCACggacatgttcacccgctggaccGAGGCCTACCCCTGTGGCAATGTGAGGGCCACCACTATCATTGAAGTCATGACCCGCGAATTCATGGCCAGGTTCGGCTACCCAGAGTCCATTTTGACTGACTACGGCAGCCAGTTTCTGGGGGCCCGATGGAAGGACTGGTGCCAGGAGGCCCACATGGAACACCACACCACACCTGCTTACCACCCACAGTCAAACCCCACCGAGCGCCGCAACCAGGAGTTGAAGGTCCAACTGCGCCTGCGGCTGGGCGATGACCATACTCAGTGGGATCTCCACGTCGCCGATGCCCTATTCTGTGTCCGCCGAAGAGTAAATGCGGCCAGCGGGAGGACCCCGGCCGAGATGGTTCAGGGCCGCAACCTTCCGCTGCCGGGGGAGCTGGCTGTCCATGGAGTGCCGCACCAGGCAGAATGCAGAGGAGATAGCGACCAGCGATGCTCGGACGACCACGAGGCGGTGCGCACGCGACAGGCTCACTACACCCAAGTCATCACCCCCCGGACGACGAGGCCCCCAGCCTCCTTCCAGCCGGTGACCAAGTGTATGCACGAGTTCACCCCCTGTCGGCGGCCCCGCGTAACTATTGCGCCGTACTCGCGCCACT CGCCCGGGGACCCCCCGCCCGACGAACCCGAACACAACGACATCGCGGGCAGCCCAGCCACTGAGCCCGACGTACTCAGTCCCGAGGTAACCCCCGGAGCCGCGGCGTCCAATTAA
- the LOC134528141 gene encoding cytochrome P450 4g15-like: MAAWVACGVLLAVATGLLVCWRRSRYRRLGDALPGPAGLPLVGNALTVAGLGAGTMQYWREQRAKHGSTWKLWLGPVLVVTVTDPRDVNTVFTSGATASKPAPYKLFRLLLGDALFVAEGEQWRRLRRMMEPAFNAQTLASFQETFDKKSNALVRALEKHVRGEAFDLEDYLMAHALETITETIFGAETLVGEDNKIMSVKNFQQIKSSFYCLVMKPWFWWVSVVRMTPAYKEFMNLAKPLLDYVDEVIRHKKESKVFTPTTNECNERNVAGNGKKYVGFLDLVLNHGNDNSFITSQELRDQTIGLMVGGIDATALTMAVVLMLLGIHRDVQRRVVEELEGIFGDDVRREVTHKDLKRMVYLEQVINETMRLFPVSPVVARQAQEDIVLSKFTIPAGTTIVIPIYQLQRDPQYVLQPQDFDPDRFSHSTAEGWRKLSFVPFTAGRRICIAKNYSYMQMKTTLSSVLRNYEILPCGSRDEMECLEFELMLKLVHGYKVKIKKREWKNAAFE, from the coding sequence ATGGCTGCGTGGGTCGCGTGCGGCGTGCTCCTGGCAGTAGCGACGGGCCTGCTGGTCTGCTGGAGGCGCAGTCGCTACCGCAGGCTCGGGGACGCCTTGCCGGGGCCCGCCGGGCTGCCCCTGGTCGGCAACGCCCTGACCGTGGCGGGGCTCGGCGCGGGCACCATGCAGTACTGGCGGGAGCAGCGCGCCAAGCACGGCTCCACCTGGAAGCTGTGGCTGGGTCCCGTGCTGGTGGTCACCGTGACCGACCCCCGAGACGTCAACACCGTGTTCACCAGCGGCGCCACGGCGTCCAAGCCCGCGCCCTACAAGCTCTTCCGGCTCTTGTTGGGAGATGCGCTGTTCGTGGCCGAAGGCGAGCAGTGGAGGAGGCTGCGGAGGATGATGGAGCCAGCATTTAACGCGCAGACCCTCGCCTCGTTCCAGGAAACTTTCGACAAGAAGAGCAACGCTTTGGTCCGAGCGCTCGAGAAGCACGTCCGAGGCGAAGCATTCGACTTGGAGGACTACCTGATGGCGCACGCTCTCGAGACGATCACGGAAACCATCTTCGGCGCAGAAACTTTGGTCGGGGAAGATAACAAAATTATGTCCGTTAAAAACTTCCAACAAATCAAAAGCAGTTTCTACTGTCTTGTGATGAAGCCATGGTTCTGGTGGGTAAGTGTAGTTAGGATGACCCCTGCGTACAAGGAATTCATGAACTTGGCCAAACCTCTTCTGGATTACGTTGATGAAGTGATTCGTCACAAAAAAGAATCTAAAGTATTTACCCCTACAACGAATGAGTGCAATGAAAGAAATGTTGCAGGAAACGGCAAGAAATACGTGGGTTTTTTGGATCTTGTGTTAAATCATGGCAATGATAATAGTTTTATAACAAGCCAAGAATTACGAGACCAAACCATAGGCTTAATGGTTGGTGGCATAGACGCCACAGCCCTCACTATGGCAGTTGTGCTCATGCTACTCGGTATCCACAGGGATGTGCAAAGGAGGGTCGTGGAGGAGCTAGAAGGTATTTTTGGGGATGATGTGCGCAGGGAAGTTACCCACAAGGATCTGAAACGAATGGTGTATTTAGAGCAAGTCATCAACGAAACTATGAGATTGTTCCCAGTGTCCCCGGTTGTGGCAAGACAAGCACAAGAAGATATAGTTCTTTCCAAGTTCACGATTCCTGCTGGGACCACGATAGTGATTCCAATATACCAACTGCAAAGAGATCCCCAGTACGTGTTACAGCCTCAAGACTTTGATCCAGACCGATTCAGTCATTCTACCGCTGAAGGATGGCGAAAGTTATCATTTGTTCCTTTCACTGCTGGCAGGAGGATCTGCATCGCCAAGAACTACTCGTACATGCAGATGAAGACCACCTTGTCCTCTGTGCTCCGAAACTATGAGATACTACCGTGTGGCAGTCGTGATGAAATGGAGTGCTTGGAGTTCGAGTTGATGCTGAAGTTGGTGCATGGTTATAAAGTGAAGATCAAGAAGAGAGAGTGGAAAAATGCAGCTttcgaataa